Proteins found in one Clostridium butyricum genomic segment:
- the cbiQ gene encoding cobalt ECF transporter T component CbiQ: MSKINEVIHGIHHMDDVAAKDSTINNLHPLSKIIVTFIYIVVVVSFDKYDFYGVISMGIYLYGVSVISDIPLSNSFKNMKVVLILVCIVGISNPFFDRKIIFSISGIDITYGIVSMVTLMIKGIFTVCAAYFLIVTTSIEKICYGLRILHIPKGIVTVVMLIYRYIIVLLKETERMMQAYKLRAPYQKGINIKAWGSFAGQLLLRSIDRAEIVYESMLLRGFNGNFIINNHKGKVILSIAYASVWCLIFITLRVIPLFKIIGSIVV, translated from the coding sequence ATGAGTAAAATAAATGAAGTAATTCATGGAATTCATCATATGGATGATGTGGCAGCAAAAGACAGCACTATAAATAACCTTCACCCATTATCAAAAATTATTGTTACATTTATATATATAGTTGTTGTAGTATCTTTTGATAAATATGATTTTTATGGTGTGATTAGTATGGGGATTTATCTTTATGGAGTAAGTGTAATTTCAGATATTCCATTAAGTAATAGCTTTAAAAACATGAAGGTGGTGCTTATACTTGTTTGTATTGTTGGAATAAGTAATCCGTTTTTTGACAGGAAGATTATATTTTCTATATCAGGCATAGATATTACCTATGGAATTGTATCTATGGTAACACTTATGATTAAAGGTATCTTTACAGTATGTGCAGCATATTTCTTAATAGTTACAACATCAATTGAAAAAATATGTTATGGATTGAGGATTCTTCATATTCCAAAAGGAATAGTAACTGTGGTCATGCTTATATATAGATACATTATTGTTTTATTAAAAGAAACAGAGCGTATGATGCAGGCATATAAGCTTCGTGCTCCATACCAGAAGGGAATAAATATAAAAGCATGGGGGAGCTTCGCAGGACAGCTTCTTTTAAGGAGTATTGACAGAGCAGAAATTGTATATGAAAGCATGTTGCTTAGAGGTTTTAATGGAAATTTTATAATAAATAATCATAAGGGAAAAGTCATTTTAAGCATTGCGTATGCATCTGTCTGGTGCTTAATATTTATTACTTTAAGAGTTATTCCTTTATTTAAGATTATTGGAAGTATTGTTGTATAA